Proteins co-encoded in one Armatimonadota bacterium genomic window:
- a CDS encoding GntR family transcriptional regulator produces MMRLSLSKQLYRRLRHEILAGRFADADRLPSEAALARSFAVSRMTLREALRALEEDGLLVRRHGVGSFITREVTAGLERLESFTETIRRAGRQARDRVLAIRPVPLTAPDARALGRTPGSPGVLVESLRYADGVPVIYCADLLPLDVVGTAEAVQQRRERESLQEFLERDVGVVLRRAVLALRAVGAPARVARHLGVARGRPVLLLHGTAVDVTGRPVYLSTNYVRTDRYVFTVVRR; encoded by the coding sequence ATGATGCGCCTGTCGCTGTCGAAGCAACTCTACCGACGGCTGCGTCACGAGATCCTGGCCGGCCGGTTCGCTGACGCCGACCGTCTGCCCTCGGAAGCCGCCCTGGCCCGGAGCTTTGCGGTGAGTCGCATGACGCTGCGCGAGGCGCTGCGCGCGCTCGAGGAGGATGGCCTGCTCGTCCGGCGGCACGGGGTCGGTTCGTTCATCACCCGGGAGGTCACGGCCGGCCTCGAGCGGTTGGAAAGCTTCACCGAGACGATCCGCCGCGCCGGACGCCAGGCCCGCGACCGCGTCCTGGCCATCCGCCCGGTACCGCTCACCGCCCCCGATGCCCGGGCCCTGGGCCGTACGCCAGGCAGCCCCGGCGTGCTGGTGGAGAGCCTGCGCTACGCCGATGGCGTGCCCGTCATCTACTGTGCAGACCTGCTGCCCCTCGACGTCGTCGGCACCGCCGAGGCGGTGCAACAGCGCCGGGAGCGGGAGTCGCTCCAGGAGTTCCTGGAGCGCGACGTCGGCGTGGTGCTGCGGCGCGCGGTGCTGGCGCTGCGCGCGGTCGGCGCGCCCGCCCGGGTGGCGCGGCACCTGGGCGTGGCGCGCGGGCGTCCGGTCCTGCTCCTGCACGGCACGGCGGTGGACGTGACGGGCCGCCCGGTCTACCTGTCCACCAACTACGTGCGCACCGACCGGTACGTCTTCACCGTGGTGCGGCGGTGA
- a CDS encoding amidase — protein MTDGDLDGFTLATLARALRRRVVSPVEVAQAALARIERLDPVLNAFITRTPERALADARRAEQEIAQGGWRGPLHGVPIALKDIFATAGIRTTCGSPVLRDWVPAHDATVVQRLRAAGAVLLGKLNMSEFAYGEVHPAFGAPRNPWHLERFTGGSSSGSAAAVAAGLCFGSLGTDTGGSIRGPAAHCAIVGLKPTYGLVSRAGVVPLSWSLDHVGPMARTAEDAALLLDAIAGVDPADPTSTAPPAPVRRQTLRGLARTLRRLRVGVLTQFLDGGTAPEVAARVREAIRVLEPLVGAVEEVVLPHADEIVPTWWTICLAEAAAYHQPTLARQPQDYSDRVRARLLAGLAIPAAQYLQAQRLRRAVVVACAGLFRRVDLLVAPAAPAEAPSLSAVYSGGPWDAMRERIRLTAPFNLTGLPAVSVPCGFTASGLPVGLQLVGPRFADRTVLAAAHAYERAAGWRTRRPPVVAASVAAAGRPRPGDAADVTAPSAAGGVPTRP, from the coding sequence ATGACTGACGGCGACCTGGACGGCTTCACGCTGGCCACCCTGGCCAGGGCGCTGCGCCGGCGGGTGGTATCGCCGGTCGAGGTGGCGCAGGCAGCTCTTGCGCGCATCGAGCGGCTCGATCCCGTCCTCAACGCCTTCATCACCCGCACGCCCGAGCGCGCCCTCGCCGATGCGCGCCGGGCAGAGCAGGAGATCGCGCAGGGCGGCTGGCGTGGCCCGCTCCACGGCGTGCCGATCGCCCTGAAGGACATCTTCGCGACCGCCGGCATCCGGACGACGTGCGGCTCTCCGGTGCTGCGCGACTGGGTGCCCGCGCACGACGCGACCGTGGTGCAGCGCCTCAGGGCCGCGGGCGCCGTGCTGCTCGGCAAGCTCAACATGAGCGAGTTCGCCTACGGCGAAGTCCACCCCGCCTTCGGGGCACCGCGCAACCCCTGGCACCTGGAGCGGTTCACGGGCGGGTCGAGCAGCGGGTCGGCCGCGGCGGTCGCCGCCGGGCTGTGCTTCGGATCGCTGGGCACCGACACCGGCGGCTCGATCCGGGGGCCTGCCGCGCACTGCGCGATCGTCGGCCTCAAACCCACCTACGGGCTGGTGAGCCGGGCGGGCGTGGTACCGCTGTCGTGGTCGCTGGACCACGTGGGGCCCATGGCGCGCACGGCCGAGGACGCAGCGCTCCTCCTGGACGCCATCGCAGGGGTCGACCCGGCCGACCCCACGTCCACCGCCCCGCCGGCGCCAGTGCGACGACAGACCCTGCGCGGGCTGGCGCGGACCCTGCGCAGGCTGCGCGTCGGCGTGCTCACCCAGTTCCTCGACGGCGGCACCGCCCCTGAGGTCGCGGCCCGCGTCCGCGAGGCCATCAGGGTGCTGGAGCCCCTGGTGGGGGCGGTGGAGGAGGTCGTCCTGCCGCATGCTGACGAGATCGTCCCCACGTGGTGGACGATCTGCCTGGCGGAAGCCGCCGCCTACCACCAGCCGACGCTGGCGCGGCAGCCCCAGGACTACAGCGACCGGGTCCGCGCGCGGCTGCTGGCGGGCCTGGCGATCCCCGCCGCGCAGTACCTGCAGGCGCAGCGCCTGCGGCGGGCCGTCGTGGTCGCGTGCGCCGGGCTGTTCCGGCGCGTCGACCTGCTGGTGGCGCCGGCGGCGCCCGCCGAGGCGCCGTCCCTCTCCGCCGTGTACAGCGGCGGCCCGTGGGATGCGATGCGGGAGCGGATCCGCCTGACCGCGCCGTTCAACCTGACCGGACTGCCGGCGGTATCGGTCCCGTGCGGGTTCACGGCGTCGGGGTTGCCGGTGGGGCTCCAGCTCGTGGGGCCACGGTTCGCTGACCGCACGGTGCTGGCCGCAGCCCACGCCTACGAGCGTGCCGCGGGCTGGCGGACGCGCCGGCCGCCGGTGGTGGCGGCGAGCGTCGCTGCCGCGGGGCGACCGCGGCCGGGCGACGCCGCGGACGTCACCGCGCCGTCCGCGGCCGGCGGCGTGCCGACGCGCCCCTAG
- the rbsK gene encoding ribokinase: MRTQPLDVCVVGSLNMDLVVKAPRLPEVGETVTGGTFATFPGGKGANQAVAAARLGAQVAMVGRVGADAFGAQLVDGLRREGIDVTHVRIDADAATGVAFITVDGAGKNTIVVASGANMRLTPADVDAAAAVLIRARVLLVQLEVPVDTVLHAARLARAHGALVCLDPAPAAPLPDELWGLIDVVNPNETEARALTGIPVTTVDDARRAAEALLARGARAAVVKLGERGAYYLANGGGGHMPARPVAAVDTTAAGDAFAAALGVGLGEGRPLPEAVAFATWTAALKVTRLGAQSLPTRAEVDAAMARDRAPAGPP, from the coding sequence ATGCGCACCCAGCCCCTGGACGTCTGCGTCGTGGGCAGCCTCAACATGGACCTGGTCGTCAAGGCCCCGCGGCTGCCCGAGGTGGGCGAGACCGTAACCGGCGGCACCTTCGCCACGTTTCCAGGCGGCAAGGGCGCCAACCAGGCGGTGGCCGCCGCGCGGTTGGGCGCGCAGGTGGCCATGGTGGGGCGCGTGGGGGCCGACGCCTTCGGCGCGCAGCTGGTGGACGGGCTGCGCCGCGAGGGGATCGACGTCACCCACGTGCGCATCGATGCCGACGCCGCCACCGGGGTGGCGTTCATCACCGTCGACGGCGCGGGGAAAAATACGATCGTCGTCGCGTCGGGCGCGAACATGCGACTGACCCCCGCCGACGTCGACGCTGCCGCTGCCGTGCTGATCCGCGCCCGCGTGCTGCTGGTGCAGCTCGAGGTGCCGGTCGACACCGTGCTGCACGCGGCCCGGCTGGCCCGCGCCCATGGTGCGCTCGTCTGCCTCGACCCGGCGCCGGCGGCGCCGCTGCCCGACGAGCTCTGGGGGCTGATCGACGTCGTCAACCCCAACGAGACCGAGGCGCGGGCACTCACCGGCATCCCGGTGACCACCGTGGACGACGCCCGCCGCGCCGCCGAGGCACTGCTGGCCCGGGGCGCACGCGCAGCGGTCGTCAAGTTGGGCGAGCGCGGGGCGTACTACCTGGCGAACGGTGGCGGCGGGCACATGCCCGCACGCCCGGTGGCGGCCGTGGACACCACCGCCGCCGGCGACGCGTTCGCCGCCGCGCTGGGGGTCGGGCTGGGCGAGGGCCGACCGCTCCCCGAGGCGGTGGCGTTCGCCACGTGGACGGCGGCGCTGAAGGTGACGCGCCTGGGCGCGCAGTCGCTGCCCACGCGCGCCGAGGTCGACGCCGCCATGGCACGCGACCGCGCACCCGCAGGCCCCCCGTGA
- a CDS encoding FAD-binding oxidoreductase, with amino-acid sequence MTAAFAVVVGAGATGLSVAYHLARRRAGRVVVLERDAIASGATGKSVGGIRQQFSDELNIRLAQRSVAVFERFRDEFGVDCDFRQYGYLMLATTPEEQALFERNVRLQRSLGVPVALVEPDEAARIVPGLRTDDVHVATFCPRDGYADPYSVAMGYAAAARRLGVQILEGTAVVGFEVHAGRVRGVVTPAGTIAAEVVVNAAGAWAAQVAALAGVILPIQAYRRQVFVTGPTDAVPLRCPLVIDFRTHFYFRREGAGVLVGMSDPEEPPGFQTHVDWSFAERVLAHAVYRMPPLADAQLLRGWAGLYDTTPDGNPILGPVPEVENFVVAAGFSGHGFMQSPAVGEAIADLIVAGRPSAPDLDVAPFGPARFAAGTLRREANVI; translated from the coding sequence GTGACCGCTGCTTTCGCCGTGGTCGTGGGTGCCGGGGCCACCGGCCTGAGTGTCGCCTACCACCTCGCCCGGCGCCGTGCGGGCCGCGTCGTCGTGCTCGAGCGCGATGCGATCGCCAGTGGCGCCACGGGGAAGAGCGTCGGGGGGATCCGCCAGCAGTTCTCCGACGAGCTCAACATTCGGCTGGCGCAGCGCAGCGTGGCGGTCTTCGAGCGGTTCCGCGACGAGTTCGGGGTCGACTGCGACTTCCGCCAGTACGGCTACCTGATGCTGGCCACGACGCCCGAGGAGCAGGCGCTGTTCGAACGGAACGTGCGCCTGCAGCGGTCGCTGGGTGTACCCGTCGCCCTGGTGGAGCCCGACGAGGCCGCGCGGATCGTGCCCGGCCTGCGCACCGACGACGTCCACGTCGCCACCTTCTGCCCCCGCGACGGCTACGCCGACCCCTACAGCGTGGCCATGGGTTACGCCGCCGCAGCACGGCGCCTTGGCGTGCAGATCCTGGAAGGCACCGCGGTGGTCGGGTTCGAGGTCCACGCCGGCCGGGTGCGTGGCGTCGTCACGCCGGCCGGGACGATCGCCGCCGAGGTCGTGGTCAACGCCGCGGGGGCCTGGGCCGCGCAGGTGGCAGCCCTGGCCGGGGTGATCCTGCCCATCCAGGCCTACCGCCGGCAGGTGTTCGTCACCGGCCCCACCGATGCGGTGCCCCTGCGCTGCCCCCTGGTCATCGACTTCCGCACGCACTTCTACTTTCGGCGGGAAGGCGCCGGCGTGCTCGTGGGGATGAGCGACCCCGAGGAGCCGCCGGGCTTCCAGACGCACGTGGACTGGAGTTTCGCCGAGCGCGTGCTGGCCCACGCGGTGTACCGCATGCCACCCTTGGCCGACGCGCAGCTCCTGCGCGGGTGGGCGGGGCTGTACGACACGACGCCGGATGGCAACCCGATCCTGGGTCCCGTTCCGGAGGTCGAGAACTTCGTCGTGGCCGCAGGGTTCTCGGGCCATGGGTTCATGCAGTCGCCGGCGGTAGGGGAGGCGATCGCCGACCTGATCGTGGCCGGGCGGCCCAGCGCGCCGGACCTCGACGTCGCGCCCTTCGGCCCCGCACGGTTCGCCGCGGGAACGCTGCGCCGGGAAGCCAACGTGATCTGA
- the modB gene encoding molybdate ABC transporter permease subunit, translated as MDWFPLLLSLRVATVATLAAGSLGVALAYALAMGRFPGRRLLEAIASLPLTLPPTVLGYYLLVVLGRGSTLGGWIEAVTGSPLVFTWQGAVVAATIPSLPLVVRPARAAFEDVDPAVLEAARIDGGSRLHQLLFILLPLGRRGITAGLALAFARALGDFGTTLMVAGNIPGKTQTMPIAIYDAVQAGRWDVATTLAVVLSLVSIGLLVGIGRLGERVL; from the coding sequence ATCGACTGGTTCCCGCTGCTGCTGTCGCTGCGCGTGGCCACCGTGGCCACCCTGGCAGCCGGGAGCCTTGGCGTCGCCCTGGCGTACGCGCTGGCCATGGGCCGCTTTCCCGGCCGACGGCTGCTCGAGGCCATCGCGTCGCTGCCCCTGACGCTGCCGCCCACGGTCCTGGGGTACTACCTGCTGGTGGTCCTGGGGCGTGGCAGCACGCTGGGCGGGTGGATCGAAGCGGTCACGGGGTCGCCGCTGGTCTTCACCTGGCAGGGTGCGGTCGTGGCGGCCACCATCCCGTCGCTGCCGCTCGTGGTGCGCCCGGCCCGGGCGGCGTTCGAGGACGTCGATCCCGCCGTGCTGGAAGCCGCCCGCATCGACGGCGGTAGCCGGCTCCACCAGCTGCTCTTCATCCTCCTGCCGCTGGGGCGTCGCGGCATCACCGCCGGCTTGGCTCTGGCGTTCGCCCGCGCGCTGGGCGACTTCGGCACGACCCTGATGGTGGCAGGCAACATCCCCGGCAAGACCCAGACGATGCCGATCGCGATCTACGATGCGGTGCAGGCGGGGCGCTGGGACGTCGCCACGACCCTGGCGGTCGTGCTGAGCCTGGTCTCGATCGGGCTGCTGGTTGGCATCGGGCGCCTGGGGGAACGAGTGCTCTAG
- the modA gene encoding molybdate ABC transporter substrate-binding protein gives MSRIDDVCIRWLWLAAWLVVVQPSAAYGGAPPARLLDVAAAADLRYAFEELAPAFERQEGVRLRFSFGSSGQLAAQIAYGAPFDVFFSANEEFVERLARRGAVVAASVRLYAVGRLVLWVRRDAPLDPARGLRLLDDPRVRFVAIAHPDHAPYGAAAREALIADRRWLHVRAKLVYGENVGHALQLVQTGNADVGLVALSLALAPPVAPQGRYWLIPQALHAPIRQAAAVTARSARQAEARAFLAFVTGPVGRPVMRRYGFVLPGEGP, from the coding sequence GTGAGTAGAATAGACGATGTGTGCATCCGCTGGCTCTGGCTCGCGGCGTGGCTGGTGGTCGTGCAGCCGTCTGCAGCGTACGGCGGTGCGCCCCCGGCGCGCCTGCTCGACGTGGCGGCGGCAGCCGACCTGCGGTACGCGTTCGAGGAGCTGGCGCCGGCCTTCGAACGTCAGGAGGGCGTCCGGCTGCGGTTCTCCTTCGGCTCGTCGGGGCAGCTGGCGGCGCAGATCGCCTACGGCGCGCCCTTTGACGTCTTCTTCTCGGCCAACGAGGAGTTCGTCGAGCGCCTGGCTCGTCGTGGTGCCGTGGTGGCGGCGTCGGTGCGCCTGTACGCGGTAGGCCGCCTGGTGCTGTGGGTACGGCGCGATGCGCCCCTCGACCCCGCGCGGGGGCTCCGCTTGCTGGACGATCCACGGGTCCGCTTCGTCGCCATCGCCCATCCCGACCATGCGCCCTATGGCGCCGCGGCCCGCGAGGCCCTGATAGCAGACAGGCGCTGGCTACACGTGCGGGCGAAGCTCGTCTACGGCGAGAACGTGGGGCATGCGCTCCAGCTGGTGCAGACCGGCAACGCCGACGTCGGCTTGGTCGCCCTCTCGCTCGCCCTGGCGCCACCGGTCGCGCCCCAGGGCCGGTACTGGCTGATCCCCCAGGCCCTTCACGCACCGATCCGCCAGGCCGCCGCGGTCACCGCGCGCAGCGCTCGGCAGGCGGAGGCCCGGGCCTTCCTCGCCTTCGTCACCGGCCCCGTCGGGCGGCCCGTGATGCGGCGGTACGGCTTCGTCCTGCCCGGGGAGGGACCCTAA
- a CDS encoding DUF3054 domain-containing protein: MNARTRTYVVADIAALLAFVGVGLVTHGVPVSAGAVLRTALPLGVAWFALAPACGTYRRPGWRTLLVTWAVAVPAGVLLRQWWLARPLGVATLVFLLTAWLLTLVFLAAGRLVAGRAAAHRQGGTERLPWSRR, translated from the coding sequence ATGAACGCGCGGACCCGGACCTACGTCGTTGCCGACATCGCCGCGTTGCTGGCGTTCGTGGGCGTGGGCCTCGTCACCCACGGGGTGCCGGTGTCCGCCGGAGCGGTCCTGCGCACGGCGCTGCCGCTGGGGGTCGCCTGGTTCGCGCTGGCACCGGCCTGCGGGACCTACCGGCGCCCGGGCTGGCGCACCCTGCTGGTAACCTGGGCCGTGGCCGTGCCCGCGGGGGTGCTCTTGCGGCAGTGGTGGCTGGCACGCCCGCTCGGTGTGGCCACGCTGGTCTTCCTGCTGACGGCGTGGCTGCTCACCCTCGTGTTCCTCGCGGCGGGACGGCTGGTCGCGGGGCGCGCCGCGGCCCACCGCCAGGGTGGTACCGAGAGGTTGCCGTGGTCTCGGCGGTAG
- a CDS encoding DUF1028 domain-containing protein: MLHLTTFSIAARCERTGMLGVAVSTAVPGVGSLCPFVQAGVGAIATQSWVNPYLGIDGLKLLAQGVSAQEALAQLMEGDPGRNVRQVGIVDREGRSAAWSGPECVPWFGHVTGPNFAVQGNMLVGEETVRAMAAAFQQAAALELPERLLVALEAGQAAGGDKRGRQSAALVVMDTEEYPYCALRVDEHRYPVAELRRVFEVARHQLLPFVRGLPSRRNPLGGIGQDVAAMLLTPPPYRPGGGGSAP, encoded by the coding sequence ATGCTGCACCTCACCACGTTCTCCATCGCCGCACGATGCGAGCGCACGGGCATGCTGGGTGTTGCGGTCTCCACGGCCGTCCCGGGGGTCGGCAGCCTCTGCCCGTTCGTCCAGGCCGGGGTCGGTGCCATCGCGACGCAGTCCTGGGTGAATCCCTACCTGGGCATCGATGGGCTCAAGTTGCTGGCGCAGGGGGTGAGCGCGCAAGAAGCACTCGCCCAGCTGATGGAGGGCGACCCGGGCCGCAACGTTCGGCAGGTGGGCATCGTGGATCGCGAAGGCCGCAGCGCGGCGTGGTCCGGTCCCGAGTGCGTGCCGTGGTTCGGGCACGTGACGGGTCCGAACTTCGCGGTGCAGGGAAACATGCTGGTGGGTGAGGAGACCGTACGGGCCATGGCGGCCGCCTTCCAGCAGGCCGCGGCCCTGGAGCTGCCCGAGCGCCTTCTGGTGGCGCTGGAAGCAGGCCAGGCTGCCGGCGGGGACAAGCGCGGGCGGCAGTCGGCCGCGCTCGTGGTCATGGACACCGAGGAGTACCCGTATTGCGCCCTCCGGGTGGACGAACACCGGTATCCCGTGGCCGAACTCCGGCGCGTGTTCGAAGTGGCCCGGCACCAGCTCCTGCCGTTCGTCCGCGGGCTGCCATCGCGGCGCAACCCGCTGGGCGGCATCGGGCAGGACGTGGCCGCGATGCTCCTCACGCCCCCGCCGTACCGTCCCGGCGGCGGGGGCAGCGCTCCCTGA
- a CDS encoding serine hydrolase, with translation MTDVPLDQLDRFIQQRLAETHLPGLSLALVAGGRLVYARGYGFRDLERGRPMTPDTLVGVGSLTKSFTCLALLQLQERGALSVDDPVERYLPLPLRPHGEPVRIWHLMTHTSGLPALAYAEALIRHGVGAADAWVPVATAQDMVTFLQGAEAWVHCRPGERWFYLNEGYVLLGAIIEQVSGLPYPAYVRQHILEPLGMRRSLFEADRFAADDDTAVPYAVDRTGRAYPSRYLFGQISSDGGLISSAAEMARYVLMYLLEGTLDGVRVATAASVAAMHEPRVALPVRQRAARGHGAAAAPDGQPAGFYGYGLHIFPGLLGGRVVGHGGSVRIATAHMAWVPEAGAGAVVLANGTGYPLNQIALYALAVLLGQDPRRLPFFEVEAVLRSLEGVYETYRGTMRATVRRDGDYLRLEMGDRLNDLTVVLVPRDLDPARPRFTAFAGGYELDATCRIDGDDAEIVYERYTFRRVGRL, from the coding sequence ATGACCGACGTGCCGTTGGACCAGCTCGATCGCTTCATCCAGCAGCGTCTGGCCGAGACGCACCTGCCCGGCCTCAGCCTGGCCCTGGTGGCCGGCGGCCGGCTGGTCTACGCGCGGGGCTACGGGTTTCGCGACCTCGAACGGGGCCGGCCGATGACCCCGGACACGCTGGTGGGGGTCGGCAGCCTCACCAAGTCGTTCACCTGCCTGGCCCTGCTCCAGCTGCAGGAGCGCGGAGCGCTGTCGGTCGACGACCCGGTGGAGCGCTACCTCCCGCTGCCCCTGCGGCCGCATGGCGAGCCGGTACGGATCTGGCACCTGATGACCCACACGAGCGGCCTGCCGGCGCTGGCCTACGCCGAGGCGCTCATCCGCCACGGTGTCGGCGCGGCCGACGCGTGGGTGCCGGTGGCCACCGCGCAGGACATGGTGACCTTCCTGCAGGGGGCGGAGGCGTGGGTGCACTGCCGGCCCGGGGAGCGGTGGTTCTACTTGAACGAGGGCTACGTGCTGCTGGGGGCGATCATCGAGCAGGTCAGCGGCCTTCCCTACCCGGCCTACGTGCGTCAGCACATCCTCGAGCCTCTGGGGATGCGCCGGTCGCTGTTCGAGGCCGACCGGTTCGCGGCGGATGACGACACGGCGGTGCCCTACGCCGTGGATCGCACGGGGCGGGCCTATCCGTCGCGGTACCTGTTCGGACAGATCTCCAGCGACGGGGGGTTGATCAGCAGCGCAGCGGAGATGGCCCGCTACGTGCTCATGTACCTGCTCGAGGGCACGCTGGACGGCGTCCGGGTGGCTACGGCCGCCTCGGTGGCCGCGATGCACGAGCCGCGGGTCGCGCTCCCGGTCCGCCAGCGGGCCGCCCGCGGTCACGGCGCTGCCGCTGCGCCCGACGGCCAGCCGGCGGGCTTCTACGGTTACGGGCTCCACATCTTCCCCGGCCTGCTGGGTGGACGTGTGGTCGGCCACGGCGGCAGCGTACGCATCGCCACGGCACACATGGCCTGGGTGCCCGAGGCCGGCGCAGGCGCGGTGGTGCTCGCCAACGGCACGGGCTATCCCCTCAACCAGATCGCCCTGTACGCCCTGGCGGTCCTCCTGGGTCAGGACCCCCGGCGTCTGCCGTTTTTTGAGGTCGAGGCGGTCCTGCGGTCGCTGGAAGGAGTGTACGAGACGTATCGTGGCACGATGCGGGCGACGGTGCGCCGGGACGGCGACTACCTGCGGTTGGAGATGGGAGACCGCCTCAACGATCTGACGGTGGTGTTGGTCCCACGCGACCTGGACCCGGCCCGCCCGCGCTTCACCGCCTTCGCAGGCGGCTACGAACTGGACGCGACCTGCCGCATTGACGGCGACGACGCCGAGATCGTCTACGAGCGGTACACGTTCCGGCGGGTGGGGCGCCTGTGA
- a CDS encoding mechanosensitive ion channel family protein, which yields MTLLERSVYGNPVGTWLLAVAVGAGLLAVLWALRRYGLAALGRRAAATPSDLDDLLVALLARTRGFFLLALGVHAAATVLTLPPRVGRALGVAVGLLVLLQIGLWGSAVIGFYIGRAVRRTVEQDAAVATTLSAFGFLARLVLWTLVAFVALDNLGVNITALVAGLGVGGIAVALALQNVLGDLFASFSIVLDKPFVIGDFIVIDGFAGTVERIGLKTTRVRSLSGEEIVFSNADLLKSRVRNYKRMQERRVVFSFGVVYETPPETLARIPAMVRAIVEAQPLARFDRAHFAAYGEFALTFEVAYYVRTPDYAAYMDTQQAINLELYRRFQAEGIEFAYPTRVVYVRVAPEAALSRRHMPVVQDPAPGEAPDSETATPR from the coding sequence ATGACGCTGCTGGAGCGGTCGGTCTACGGGAACCCGGTGGGCACGTGGCTGCTGGCGGTCGCAGTCGGGGCCGGGCTCTTGGCGGTCCTGTGGGCGCTGCGTCGCTACGGCCTGGCCGCGCTGGGCCGGCGGGCGGCGGCGACCCCCAGCGACCTGGACGACCTCCTGGTGGCCTTGCTGGCCCGCACCCGGGGTTTCTTCCTGCTGGCGCTGGGCGTCCACGCGGCGGCCACGGTGCTCACGCTGCCGCCGCGCGTGGGCCGCGCGCTCGGGGTGGCCGTGGGGCTGCTGGTGCTGCTCCAGATCGGGCTGTGGGGCAGCGCCGTCATCGGATTCTACATCGGCCGTGCCGTGCGGCGCACGGTGGAGCAGGACGCCGCGGTCGCCACCACGCTCAGTGCCTTCGGCTTCCTCGCCCGCCTGGTGCTGTGGACGCTCGTGGCGTTCGTGGCGCTGGACAACCTGGGCGTCAACATCACGGCGCTGGTGGCCGGGCTGGGCGTGGGCGGGATCGCGGTGGCGCTGGCCCTCCAGAACGTGCTGGGCGACCTGTTCGCATCGTTCTCGATCGTGCTGGACAAGCCGTTCGTGATCGGCGACTTCATCGTCATCGACGGGTTCGCCGGCACGGTGGAGCGCATCGGGCTGAAGACGACGCGCGTGCGCAGCCTCTCGGGCGAGGAGATCGTCTTCAGCAACGCCGACCTGCTCAAGAGCCGCGTGCGCAACTACAAGCGCATGCAGGAGCGCCGGGTGGTGTTCTCGTTTGGCGTCGTCTACGAGACCCCGCCCGAGACCCTGGCCCGCATTCCGGCCATGGTCCGGGCGATCGTCGAGGCGCAGCCGCTGGCCCGCTTCGACCGGGCGCACTTCGCCGCCTACGGCGAGTTCGCGCTGACCTTCGAGGTCGCCTACTACGTGCGCACACCCGACTACGCGGCGTACATGGACACCCAGCAGGCGATCAACCTCGAGCTGTACCGGCGCTTCCAGGCCGAGGGCATCGAGTTCGCGTACCCGACACGGGTCGTCTACGTGCGGGTGGCGCCTGAGGCTGCGCTGAGCCGGCGCCACATGCCTGTGGTGCAGGATCCGGCACCCGGCGAGGCACCCGACAGCGAGACCGCCACGCCGCGTTGA